In the genome of Desulfobulbaceae bacterium, one region contains:
- a CDS encoding glycosyltransferase family 4 protein has translation TSRLVTNVTTDSNALLSYAKRLKRRIWVNMVDKYIAVSDYVALQLQDHAGVPAEKITTIFNGILLERFDVKDVAKEKLRVELFGKNSRRKIICYVGQLSEEKGVLCLLAAIRCLSAIRDDFVLIVAGAGPLAALIADNEVIDGKKRIFFLKYRDDVEKILSISDLLVCPSLWEEAFGLVLAEAAAAGVPCVASRVGGIPEVAIDGQTAVLFEPGDIDNLTEVLNTLLADDEKRKTLSINSKIHAMRHFNLSDVVARTLDVYNAYL, from the coding sequence TACATCTCGTCTAGTGACTAATGTAACTACTGATAGTAATGCTCTCCTGTCTTATGCAAAACGGCTTAAGAGGCGCATATGGGTTAATATGGTTGATAAGTATATAGCGGTTTCTGATTATGTAGCATTACAACTTCAGGATCATGCTGGTGTGCCAGCAGAAAAAATTACCACCATCTTTAATGGGATTTTGCTTGAAAGATTTGATGTTAAAGACGTCGCAAAAGAAAAGTTGAGAGTTGAACTTTTTGGCAAGAATTCAAGGAGGAAAATAATCTGTTATGTCGGTCAATTGAGTGAAGAAAAGGGCGTTCTGTGTCTACTCGCGGCCATTCGCTGCCTTTCTGCAATAAGGGACGATTTCGTCCTGATTGTGGCGGGGGCAGGTCCTCTGGCTGCGTTGATTGCAGATAATGAAGTAATTGACGGGAAGAAGAGAATATTTTTTCTCAAGTATCGCGATGATGTGGAAAAAATATTAAGTATTTCTGATTTGCTAGTCTGTCCATCACTGTGGGAGGAGGCTTTTGGGCTAGTTCTCGCTGAAGCCGCTGCGGCTGGAGTTCCTTGCGTCGCAAGTAGAGTTGGTGGAATCCCGGAAGTGGCCATTGATGGGCAAACTGCCGTTCTTTTTGAGCCTGGTGATATTGACAATCTTACTGAGGTGCTCAACACTCTTTTGGCTGATGATGAAAAGCGTAAAACTCTTTCTATCAATAGTAAAATCCATGCCATGCGGCACTTCAATTTGAGCGATGTTGTTGCCAGAACACTGGATGTCTATAATGCTTATCTATAA